The DNA sequence AATCAGCAGTATTAGGAGAGGTGAAATGGCTTATCAAATCACCTGTCCTTCTTGTCAGCAAGAAGGGCTGGATCCGCGTTTCGCTACAACGACCTGTGTTCACTGTGCAAAACAGTTTAACCTTGTCGCTTATTGCCCCACTTGTCATGCTGAATTAGAGCGTTTACAGGCATGTGGTGCAGTCGATTATTTTTGTAACAGCTGTAATTCCATGATTTCCAAACGACAGGCTGAATATAAACTCACACCCGTTTGAAAATAGGAAATAAAAAAACGCCGGATTTGATATCCGGCGTTTTTGTTTGTCTGCTAATAACAAGCAAATCAGAGTGACTGTGTAAATGTACGGGTGATGACATCGCGTTGTTGTTCCGGGGTCAGTGCATTGAAGCGCACGGCATAGCCAGAAACACGGATAGTCAGCTGCGGATATTTCTCTGGATTCTTAACTGCATCTTCCAGTGTTTCACGACGCAGAACGTTTACGTTCAGGTGCTGACCACCTTCTACCTGTGGTGCCAGGCTCATTGGTACTTCACGATATTCGATGTTACCCAGCGATGCTACAGCAACAACCTGATCTTCAGTGTAACGAGGGTCTTTAGAGCACAGGCAACGTGCTTCCTGTGTTGCTTCATCCAGTAACCAGAAAGAATTAAGCAGATCTGCGTTTGCTGCCTGAGTGATTTGAATACCCTTAACCATGATGAACTCCTCGATAGTTTGGGGCTGTTCTTGTCACTATTACAAGAAAGTGCCCCGTTATGTCATTGGATCAAACCTGCGATGGTCTAATCATGTATCTTTGATACTACATTAGTAAATTTACTAACAGTTCGCAAGAGGATACCCCTGTAAAAATGAGGCCTACTCAGTACGGAAGATTGATTAAGATCAATAAATATGTATTTTGCATCTAACAATCAATTTTTTGTAAAAATGGCTACTCTTGATTTCTTGTAAATTTACTACAAATTTGCCAGATCCCGTTTCTGGATGAAGTACGATAAAATGAATTTTTAATATAGAACCGGGGGCAAAATGCAAACGTGGAGTGATGTGCTGGGTCAGGAAAAAAAACAGGCGTATTTTCAGGAAACGATGGATTTTGTCCGGCGTGAGCGTGAAGCAGGCAAAATTGTCTATCCTCCTGCTGCCGATGTTTTCAATGCCTTTAAATACACTGAGTTTGCAGATGTTAAGGTCGTCATTTTAGGGCAAGACCCATATCACGGCCCCAATCAGGCTCACGGTCTCTGTTTTTCAGTATTACCGGGTGTTGCAGTGCCACCGTCGCTGGTCAATATCTATAAAGAGCTGCACCGGGATATTCCTGGTTTTGAAATTCCTTCTCATGGTTATTTGCTGTCATGGGCTCAACAAGGCGTGCTGTTGTTAAATACGGTGCTTACTGTTGAGGCTGGCAAAGCGCACTCCCATGCGTCATCAGGCTGGGAACATTTTACGGATCGTGTCATCGCTGCGTTGAACGAGCACCGGGAAGGTCTGGTGTTTTTGCTTTGGGGTAACCATGCGCAGAAAAAGGGACAATATATTGATCGCCAGCGACATCATGTCCTGATGGCTCCGCACCCCAGCCCGTTATCAGCACATCGTGGTTTTTTAGGTTGTGGCCATTTTTCTCAGACTAATCAATTCCTAACGGACGCTGATAAGCAGCCTATAAACTGGCAAATAGCGCCGATTGCGTGATATTACCGGCACATTTCAGGATGGATCACTGATCGGTAATAAAATTCACTATAATTTATAAATTGTTGTCATTGGTCTGTCAGTTCAGGAGCGTGCACCATGTTGGATATTTTGCACCAGGAACATATCAACATCGCTAAACTACTTGATGTGTTGCGCGATAACCTGGCTGCGATTCGCAGTGAAAAGCCGGTTCGTTTCAATTTACTTAAAGACGCACTCAGTTACCTGAGGGAAGTGGCTGATACGCATCATCATCCACGGGAAGATCTGATTTACGATTATTTTTCTGCCTATCGTTGCAGTGATCCATCTGTAGTGACGACCACTCTTAAAGAGCAACACAAACAGATTGTCAGCAGTGGTGAAGCACTGCAGGAAATGGTCGATATGATTCTGATGGATGCGGTGATCCCGCTGGATTATGTTGCGACCGAACTGGAACAGTTTATTGCTTTACAGCAAAAGCATCTGGACTATGAGGAAAGTACCATTTTTCCATTGCTGCGGCGTGCACTAACAGAAGATGACTGGCGGCATCTGGAGCATAACTGGGCCAATATGACGGTTGATGATCCGCTCTTCGGGCGTGAGGTAGCCGAGCGTTACCAGGATCTGGCTGCACAACTGTTGGCTGTCTGAGCTAAAAATATAAAAATGGCGCTGATTAGCGCCATTTTCTTCAATTCAGCGAAATATCGTTAATGCCAAGTTCATAGTTTAAATCGATAGCTTGCAATTCCCGTTGCAAGCGATATCTGTCTTTTAATGCCTCGATCTCTCTCCATTTGCGTTTTTTGTTTGTTTGGCGTTGACGTACATCAGATTCAATAACGGCCATCTCTTCTGCTTCCAGTGAGAACCTGTCCATGGAACTACCTCCTCGTCTCAAACTAAAGAACGTACAAACTGTGATAGCATTTTACGGGCCAGAAATCGTATATGCATAAGCATACAATTACTGACGCATTACGGGCCGAAACCCGCCATACCCGGATCCCGGGAAGTGCTTTTCGTATATCACAGCTCTGCAAAAACTAAAATACTGAGATTACAAAACTATTACAGAGCTCAAAAGGCTGGGAAAGCAGAGGTCATGACAAAGTAAAGTCCCGGCGGAATTGCTATAGTTCCGAACGGAAATTAGTAGCCAAAAAGCGCATAATGCTTAAATATTTTGAATATTTATGCTGCTTAGTTAAAAAACTATCAATTATAATTTTGTATTTAATGTCGATGCTGGTATTTTTCCGGGTATCATTTTTGCAGTGAATTTTTGTCTTCAGCGATTATTGGGAAAGGCTCATATATGGAGCAGGTAGCTACCTTAGAGGTGCAAAATTTATGTAAACGCTTTGGTTCCAATGAGGTACTGAAGGGGATCAATCTGACTGCGAGTAAGGGCGATGTAGTTTCTATCATTGGCTCTTCCGGCTCAGGAAAGTCAACATTTTTGCGTTGCATTAATTTGCTGGAAACGCCCACCAGTGGTGATGTTTATGTCCATGGTGAGTTAATTCGTATGAAAACTGACAAATCAGGTGAACGAATTCCGGCTGATGTTAAACAAGTCGCCCGGATCCGCTCCCGGTTGGCAATGGTTTTTCAAAGTTTCAATTTATGGTCACACATGACCGTATTGCAAAACATCATTGAAGTACCGGTACATGTGCTGAAAATCCCGCGTCAGGAAGCAATTGCTAAAGCCGAAGCGTTGCTGCATCGGGTCGGGTTATATGAGCGTCGGGATTATTACCCCGGGCATTTATCCGGCGGGCAGCAACAACGAGCCGCGATTGCCCGTGCTCTTGCTGTTGATCCTGAGGTGATGTTGTTTGATGAGCCCACTTCTGCGTTAGATCCGGAACTTGTGGGTGAAGTGTTATCAGTTATGCGCGGCTTAGCTGAGGAAGGACGTACCATGCTGGTGGTTACGCATGAAATGGCATTTGCACGTGATGTGTCTAACAAGGTAATGTTTTTACATCAGGGACGGGTTGAAGAGGAAGGTGATCCTAAAGAGCTGTTCGCCAATCCTAAATCAGAACGTTTCCGCCAATTTATTTCATCTACTTATTGATATTGGTTCCAACATAGCCAGGAGCAAACAATGAAAAAACTGTGGTTAACAGCGATCGTGGCCAGCCTGATGGTAACAGGTGCCCAGGCGAAACAGTGGAAAGAAGTTCGTGTCGCAATTGAAGGGGCCTATCCTCCGTTTTCCAGTGTCGATGAAAAAGGTCAGTTGCATGGTTTCGATGTTGATATTACCAACGCGCTATGTGAACAGATGAAAGTAAAATGTACCATCGTTAAGCAAGATTGGGATGGCATGATCCCTGGTCTGCTGGCTCGTAAGTTTGATGCGATCATTTCAACGATGGATATCACTGAAGAACGTAAAAAACGTATCGATTTCTCTGGGAAATACCAGCATGTTCCTGCGCATTTTGCAGCTAAAAAGGGCGCAACGATTGAACTAACGCAAGCTTTTATGAAAGATAAAAAGATTGCAGTTCAACGTGCAACATCAATGGATACATACGTATCCGATAATTTCCCTGATACCGAGATTAAGCGTTACGGCTCATATGATGAAGCCTATCTTGATTTGAAATCCGGCCGTGTAGATTACGTATTGGCTGATACTGCATCGGTCATGGATGGTCTGGTTAATAAATCTAACGGCGAATACAGCTTGGTTGGCCCTGGCCTGTCAGATAAAAAATGGTTTGGTGAAGGTGCCGGTGTTGCTTTGCGTAAAGGCGATGGTGATCTGAAGGCGATGTTTAATAAAGCGATTCTGGATATCCGCGCTAACGGTAAATACAAACAGATTAATGACAAATACTTTGATTTTGACGTTTACGGTGAATAAACCTGTTCGCTCATTATCTCCGGTATTCAACGGGCCCATTACGGGCCCGTTTTGATGGATAAAGGTATGTTAGATTTGAAAGGTTACGGTGCCACGATTATTGATGGTGCCTGGATCACGCTGGAAGTTGCATTGCTGTCGGTGCTGGTGGCTGTCGTGCTGGGTATGATGAGTGCTCTGGCTAAGCTTTCTAAAAATCGTCTGGCAAAAGGTGTCGCTACTTTTTACACCACGATAGTGCGGGGGATCCCTGATCTGATTCTGATGATGCTGATTTTCTTCGGTGGTCAGATCTTTCTGAATTTCTTATGTACCCAAATCAACGAAAGAATAAATAACTGGCTGACTGAAAGTAATCCTGATCATGAATGGATCTCTTACGTTCCGGATTATATTGATGTCAGTCCATTTATTGCAGGTGTCTTATCGATAGGATTTATTTTCGGCGCCTATATGGCGGAGACATTCCGTGGTGCAATTCTGGCGGTCGAACGGGGTCAACTTGAGGCAGCATATGCCTATGGCATGTCACCATGGCAGGTGTTCCGCCGGGTATTATTTCCACAGATGGTGCGTCATGCGTTGCCTGGTTTTGGCAATAACTGGCTGGTTTTATTAAAAACCACTGCGTTGGTATCCGTGATCGGTCTGGATGACATGGTGCGGAAAGCGGGTCTGGCTGCCGGCAGTACACAACTACCGTTTACCTTTTATATGGCCGTCGCATTGATTTTTTTGGGTTTTACAGCGATTTCCACTGCTCTGTTACGTTGGGCAGAGGTCCGTTATGCAATTAAAACGAGGTAAGCCGGATGTTTGATTTTTCCATTATTGCTGGTGAATGGCCGACTTATCTTGAAGGGTTAATCAATACCAGTTGGCTGGTGACTGTCTCATTAATTATTGGATTGTGTATCGCCGTTCCGGTTGGTATTTTACGTAGCAGCCAGAGCGCTTTGTTGCGTTATCCGGCCTGGGCGTATATCTATTTCTTTCGCGGTACGCCTTTGCTGGTCCAGTTATTTATTATCTACTACGGTGCGGGTCAATGGCAGTGGTTACAGCAGTCCTGGGCATGGGAATGGTTTCAGGAAGCCTGGTTTTGCTCGCTGCTGGCGTTTGCTCTGAATACCGGTGCTTATACTGCTGAGATTGTCCGGGGCTCAATACAGATGATCCCGAAAGGCGAACTGGAAGCTGCGGCATCATTTGGTATGTCTCGTTGGCAGATGCTGCGTCATATTATTCTGCCAAGTGCATTACGTCGTGCGTTACCAGCATACAGCAATGAAGTTATTCTGATGCTGCATGGTTCTTCTATAGCGGGCGTGATTACCGTTGTCGATCTGACGGGGGCGGCCCGTATTATAAATGCCCGCTATTACACGCCGTTTGAGGCCTTTATTACCGCTGGTTTACTCTATCTGCTGCTGAGTTTGATGCTGGTCTGGTGTTTCCGTCATCTGGAACGCCACTGGTATGCACATTTGCGTCCACGAATCGGCTAAGCATGTATTCTCCGGGATCTATAGCGTGGTACCATATAGCGGCTTATGCGTATCTGTTTAAGGGTCCCGTCTTGTTCGCTCGGTTGCTCATCGGTTTTTGTGTTTTATTCTGTAGTCTGGCTACCTATGCTGATGAGCAGGTGAAATTTTCACCAACGCCTCTCTGGGTGAAAGAGATCCTGCAGCCGGCATCTTCTGCCCAGCCATCAGTTAACGGATTACGTTACCTGCTAATTGATCGTCAGTTAAATCTGGAAGCACAGCAGGTATCCCGCTATTCACGCGATGTTATGGAGATCACCAGTACCGAGGGTCTTGAACAGGCGTCTCAATTATCATTTGAGTTTGATCCAGGCTTCGAAACGCTCCAGATCCACCGGGTGCGTGTTTTACGAAAAGGTATTTCACTGGATCGTCTGGAACCACAGGAGTTGCGGATTTTTCAGCGTGAACCGGATCTGGAACATTACCTCTATTCCGGTACCAAAACAGCGTATCTTATTTTACCGGACATCCGGGTTGGTGATGTACTCGAATACAGTTACAGCATCATAGGTCACAATCCGGTGATGGGTAATAAATTCAGCACCCAGTTGCAACTGGACTGGGAAATGCCGGTAGCACTGAATTCAGTCAGGGTCCTGGTAAATTCAGGTCGTACCCTCTATTACTCCGTGCCTGAAAATCCGAATGGTAAGCTCACCATGACAGAAACTTCCACGCACCGGGAGTTGCTGTGGCAGGAGTCGTCAGTGGCTGCGGTCACGGCAGATGATGATGTGCCCGCATGGTTTACGCCTTATCATTACTGGTCGCTCAGTGAATTTTCTTCATGGTCAGATGTTGCGAAGTGGGCTATTCCTTTGTATGAACAGGCTGCTGTTGTTGAACCTGTCATACAGAAAGTCGCCGATCAATTGATGAGTGATTCGCAAAAGCCAGAAGAGCAAATCATGGCTGCATTACAGTTCGTGCAGCAACAGATCCGCTATCTGGGTGTTGAGGATGGCATTGGATCTCATGTCCCCCGAAAAGCATCTGATACCTTGTACCGCCGTTATGGAGATTGCAAAGATAAAACGGTATTGCTCATGGCGTTACTGAAAGCGATGGGATTCAGCCCGCAGGCAGCATTGGTTAATCTGGAACAAGGCGCAGCTCTTCCCAGACAGCTGCCATCACCTTATGCATTTGATCATGTCATTGTTTCAGCCAAACTGAACAATCAGCAATATTGGCTGGATGGCACAGATCTTAATCAGGGAACAGATCTTAATACCATCGGCGTGCCTTATCTGCATTACGCATTACCGGTTGCTCCTGACAGCAAAGATTTTGTTTCTATGGATGATAAATACCGTATTGCAGAAACGGTTTTACGACGGGAACTCTGGCTGGATGAACCGGGCAGTCGTCTTCTGGTTGAAGCGCGCTATTCCGGTCATGAAGCGGAAAGTCAGCGTTCATCCTGGAAGGATATTCCGCCACAACAAATAACACATCAGCTGTTAGGTTATTATTCAAAGCTTTATCCCGATCTGGAAGGAACATCGCAACCAGAGATAAAGGATAATCTGCGCACCAACGAACTGGTTGTGCGTCAGCAGTTTTCGTCATCTGCCGGGATTGATGAGCTGACCCGGAACGGATTACCTTTATATGCGGATCTTATCGATTCTTATCTGAAAACGATTGATAGTGCGAGAAAGCAACCGCTGGCGCTGGGAGCACCTGTCCGGATCCGTCAGGAGTTCGTTTTTAATTTACCCCATGATGTGAATATTGCCGACTACAGCCAGCAATATGATAATGCGGTCTTTAAGTTCAGTGTATGGGTGCGGCAGATAAGTCCACGATTGCTGCGGATAACATATCGTTATCAGAACCATCTTGATCATGTACCTGTACGTGAACTGGCTCGTTACCGGGAAGCCGTAGCGCAAGCGAGAGATGAACTTGCGCTTAACTTCACGCTCCCGCCTGTACCTCCGGTAACGACGAATACAGCAGTGGCGGAAACTAAATAAACTCAGCCCAGATAGGGGCGTGATCAGAGGGTTTTTCCATTCCTCGGATCTCATAATCAATACCGGTTTGTTGCAGACGTTGCTGTAAAACCGATGTAGCTAACAGCAGGTCAATACGCAGTCCGCGGTTATCATCAAAGCCACGGCTACGGTAATCAAACCATGAGAAATGCTCATTGGAATCAGGATTCTGACTGCGCCAGGTATCGACGAATCCCCATGCCAGCAGTTCATTCAGCCATTCCCGTTCTTCCGGCAGGAAAGAGCATTTTCCGGTTTGCAGCCAACGCTTACGGTTAGCTTCACCAATTCCGATGTCCAAATCTGTTGAGGATATATTCATATCACCCATGATGACGATATCTTCATCCGGCGTATGATTTTGTTGCAGATAGTTCAGCAGATCCCGGTAGAACTTTTGTTTGGCCGGAAATTTTATTGGATGATCCCGTGATTCCCCCTGCGGGAAGTAACCATTGAAAACCGTCAGTAGTCGTCCGTTTTCCTGCATGAAGCGGCCTATGATCAGACGCCGCTGCGATTCTTCATCGTCTTCAGGGAAACCTTTGATAACGGCATCAGGTGTTTTACGGGACAGCAGTGCAACGCCATAGTGTGCCTTCTGGCCATGGAAATGAACCTGATAGCCCAGCTCTTCGATAATGCTTACCGGGAATGCATCATCGTGAACTTTTGTTTCCTGCAGACCGATAATGTCAGGGTGATGCTGCTCAACAATAGCCTGTAGCTGATGAGGTCTGGCTCTTAGTCCATTGATATTAAAAGATATAATTTTCATTTGATTAGGTCCGATTCCGCGCTTTGTGGTTTCATCAGAGATGCAGGTTATGACTTTCAGATTCTGCTTATAGCAGTGAAATCATTCCAAAATATTAGTTATGGAATAATAAAACAATGCTTTATTCAGTTTTTGGAATTTTTGATTGGATACGAACAGGAGAAGAGATGGTGGAGGGGGAAGGATTCGAACCTTCGAAGGCAGAGCCGTCAGATTTACAGTCTGATCCCTTTGGCCGCTCGGGAACCCCTCCACGAGCTTTTTTAGCGTTTTACTATGCACTTAATGGTGGAGGGAGAAGGATTCGAACCTTCGAAGGCAGAGCCGTCAGATTTACAGTCTGATCCCTTTGGCCGCTCGGGAATCCCTCCTCAAGTGCGGAGCGAATACTACCAGAATCTTTCGGTTTGTGAACCCCGAAAGTGCTAAAGATCTGATAAAAATAGCCCATTTTAGTTCAAGTGCTCATTTTTCAGACTTTTCTTGCCCGGAAATACAATTTATGACTGTTTTTTGTTCTGTTGAGAATAACGTTGTCAGCAGCTTCATGCAGCAAGACATCAACAGCAGTGAGATTGTTTTTTTATTACAGCAGGATGCAACGACGAGGGGAGCGGGAAAGGAGGGGGTGTATTAAAAAAACTAAAGGCCACAGACGGTAAGTTCTGTGGCCTCAGTTTGTTACAGCATGGTATAGCGTTGTTCCAGGTAATGTCGGAACCACTGTGTATTCAATGGCTCACCGGTGGCCTGACATATCAGTTCATCGGTACTGAGCAGGCTGGCTTTTTCCCAGACGTTGTTTTTTAACCAGTTGAATATCAGTGACAGTCCATTGTCAGAAGCAATCAAATCACCGATATTCCCGATATCCCGCTCAATGGCGCCAGCAAATTGGGCGGCATAAATAGCGCCTAATGTGTAGCTGGGGAAGTAGCCAAAAGAGCCGTCAGTCCAATGGATATCCTGCATGCAACCCATGGCATCATTGCCCTTGGTGCTGAGGCCCAGGTATTGCTGCATTTTTGTATTCCAGACTTCAGGCAAATCATGAACCTGAATTTTTCCTTCAATCAGTGCCTGTTCGATTTCAAAACGCAGAATAATATGAGCTGGATAGGTCAGCTCATCGGCATCGACACGGATAAATCCGGGTTCGATCCGGCTGTATAACTGAATCAGATTGTCAGCTTCCAGTGCTGGCTGATCACCGAAGTGCTGTTTGATGAGTGGTGCCATGCGGTGCAAAAATGCAGGATGACGAGCCAACTGCATTTCAAAAAACAGGCTTTGGCTTTCATGTATACCCATTGAGCGGGCTTCACCCACGGGTTGTCCCCGCCATGCAACGGGTAATCCCTGTTCATAACGGGCATGTCCGGTTTCATGGATCACACCCATCAGGCTGGACATGAAATCGTTCTCGTTGTAACGGGTTGTAATGCGTACATCTTCGGGTACGCCGCCGCAGAATGGATGCGTACTGATATCCAGCCTGCCATGGTTAAAATCAAAGCCCAGCATTTTCATAGCATGTAAGCCAAGTGACTTTTGTCTGCCAGCCGGAAACGGGCCTTCTGGTTTTACCGGGCTATATTGTGACTGACGTTCACCCGCCTGGCGGATGATCTGCGGCAGCCAGGTTTTTAGATCATTAAAGATACGCAGTAACTGATTACTGGTCATGCCAGGTTCGTACAGATCAATCAGACTGTCATAAGGTGATAATTCAAGCGCTTCAGCCCGGATCTGTGCGGCCTCGCGGGTAAGATCCACGACAACTTTCAGATTTGGTTCAAAACCTTTCCAGTCGTTATTTTTCCGTTGTCCGCGCCAGGCATGTTCGCAACGTGAGCCTGCCAGTGCTCTGGCCTGAACCAGATCGTCCGGCAGCAAGGCTGCATTTTGCCAGCGGCGACGCATCTCATGCAGATTCGCTTTTTGTGCATCAGACAATTCTTCATTTTCAGCTGTATTCAGCCAGTCAGCGACTTCTACCGAAGTAAGTTTCTGATGATGTAATAATGCCAGTTCAGCTAATGCGGCTCCCCGGGCCTGATTTCCACCATCAGGCATCATAGTCGCCTGATCCCAGCCACAAATAGCCTGCAGATGTTGCAGATGATGCAGTTGTTGAAAACGTTGCTCTAATAATTGATAAGACATGCTGTGTTTCCTGTTCTCTTTCTGCAGCAAATAATATGCGTTGTTATGCCGTAATGATAACGCCCGGGTCTATGGCAGACCAGTAATTAACTCTACAGTTTGACTGATGTGCTAAGAGTCTGTTTGTCGTCTATCGGGCCGGAATGTTAGTCAGCTTATATCCGTTTTGTTCCAGCATTTTTAACAATCCATTGTCACCATAAAGATGCATGGCTCCGACCACCATGAAGTTAGAATGTGCTGTCTGAGCCATGATTTGCGGTAACCATTGCTGATTTCTTTCTTTAATTAAGTGCTGTTCGAGATATTGCTGCAATTCCTGGCTGGTAGACTCATCATCAAGTAACGCCTGAATTTTGTTCCGGTCACCGGTGCCCCACGCTTTAATCAGTGCGGGAAGTTCATCATTGACCTTATTGATTTGTTGTAAGGTTGCATCAAGAAAATCGTCTTCCACAGCGCCCAGCCCTGCCAGATAAGCCAGCTGTTGTTCCGTTGTTTCCAGATAATTAATCGTGAGCTGCCGCTCTTTTGCCAGATTAATGAAATAGTGATCGATACCAAACGATGGCTGATAACCAGCCAGTTGGATCGCTTGCTGCTGTAAGGTAATGGCTACAAACCAGGGGCGAAAATGAGCCAGTAACGGTTCATTTAATTGATATTGTGAAGCAACATCAATGGTTCTCTGATATAGCGCTGCACCCAGTTGCTGGTTCAGTGTCACGTCTGACGGCAACATGGCGTAACTCATCAGCATTTGATTATTGCCTGATGATGAGCTGAGGTCGGTTTCTACTATTAGTGTGTCAGCCTGTTGCCAGCTCTGCATTATGGATGGCGCTAATGGATACATCTCTTCGCTGCCAACATGAATTGAGCCCAGTAGCCAAACTTTTTGTTGTCCACGTTCAGCTAACCAGAAATCAGGTGTTGAGGTTGCCAGTGACTGGCCCGGTGACAGGCTTAACAGCAATACGCTTAGCCAGCTAATCTCTTTCATTCGTGAGATCAGGGCATTACCATAGCGCAGAAGTCTATTTTCCATGGAGATATTTGATGCCTCATATTCGATGCCGCGGGATGCAACGTGAATTAGTCGCGGCAATAAGTGAAACACTGGTTGAGCAACTTGCGGAGCTAACTCAGGCTCCGGCTGCTCACTTTACTATTGAGTATATTCCGGCTGAGTTTATTGCAACACGCTTTGGTGGCCAGGCCTATCCATTTATTGAACTTTTCTGGTTTGATCGTGGACAGGAGATGCAGGATAAAGCCGCACAGCTGATCACTTCGGTTGTGAAAGCAACTGCGGGTAATGATGTTGATGTGGCCATTGTTGTTCAACCACTCGCGCGTACTGGTTATTATGATAACGGCCAGCATTATTAATCTGTCTAAT is a window from the Tolumonas auensis DSM 9187 genome containing:
- a CDS encoding DUF1904 family protein — translated: MPHIRCRGMQRELVAAISETLVEQLAELTQAPAAHFTIEYIPAEFIATRFGGQAYPFIELFWFDRGQEMQDKAAQLITSVVKATAGNDVDVAIVVQPLARTGYYDNGQHY
- a CDS encoding carboxypeptidase M32 — protein: MSYQLLEQRFQQLHHLQHLQAICGWDQATMMPDGGNQARGAALAELALLHHQKLTSVEVADWLNTAENEELSDAQKANLHEMRRRWQNAALLPDDLVQARALAGSRCEHAWRGQRKNNDWKGFEPNLKVVVDLTREAAQIRAEALELSPYDSLIDLYEPGMTSNQLLRIFNDLKTWLPQIIRQAGERQSQYSPVKPEGPFPAGRQKSLGLHAMKMLGFDFNHGRLDISTHPFCGGVPEDVRITTRYNENDFMSSLMGVIHETGHARYEQGLPVAWRGQPVGEARSMGIHESQSLFFEMQLARHPAFLHRMAPLIKQHFGDQPALEADNLIQLYSRIEPGFIRVDADELTYPAHIILRFEIEQALIEGKIQVHDLPEVWNTKMQQYLGLSTKGNDAMGCMQDIHWTDGSFGYFPSYTLGAIYAAQFAGAIERDIGNIGDLIASDNGLSLIFNWLKNNVWEKASLLSTDELICQATGEPLNTQWFRHYLEQRYTML
- a CDS encoding TraB/GumN family protein, yielding MENRLLRYGNALISRMKEISWLSVLLLSLSPGQSLATSTPDFWLAERGQQKVWLLGSIHVGSEEMYPLAPSIMQSWQQADTLIVETDLSSSSGNNQMLMSYAMLPSDVTLNQQLGAALYQRTIDVASQYQLNEPLLAHFRPWFVAITLQQQAIQLAGYQPSFGIDHYFINLAKERQLTINYLETTEQQLAYLAGLGAVEDDFLDATLQQINKVNDELPALIKAWGTGDRNKIQALLDDESTSQELQQYLEQHLIKERNQQWLPQIMAQTAHSNFMVVGAMHLYGDNGLLKMLEQNGYKLTNIPAR